One genomic window of Etheostoma spectabile isolate EspeVRDwgs_2016 chromosome 5, UIUC_Espe_1.0, whole genome shotgun sequence includes the following:
- the pxnb gene encoding flocculation protein FLO11 isoform X1, translating to MDDLDALLADLESTTSHISKRPVFLPEETPYSIPTGGHSYQDVSIPPPVPPPPSAEALNGSLIDQSDSLHSSQQSLGSAQKSSWSRDSSSSPLSHIEEDHVYSFPNKSKSSDSSTAAMTSAMGSNLSELDRLLLELNAVQQSSPSFPTTEEAAPPLPSCSITHYENGGSPDIMVSPPPQEKPKRNGTRLDEARPTVESLLDELEGSVPSPSSSARHSDLDSPSQQQARISASCATRELDELMASLSDFKPSSLGSMLEPAGVSPHPPASSSIAPVASPFLSLSHPSARASPLFSLPAGLELHIDEDGGDGGMSMPHAKRLCPHSPISSLSAASDLDLDSIVDVSATMLSSQTKSLLVLSHAASSNSSLMRNSPSPSNTTTTPSLTSVNTVLDHKSPTPSVERVSPSNTVCKFSCAPETTRTESDSFHDLVLHFSSPPQSKNLTPPLSVPKTPSPVPVAASISPPSAHASSKISSPSPVSPLMVPSPSAFASPSRQLLESASRDPAQGASPFTVQQTPMVEPSLDEALDNLLAMSFAQNHLEAHVEEPQLTMEAQFLGRGMPEVHEELILPMDRNNVQPDTFTSTTNTITDDSMDGGTDGNGDLDWADEELSMSFHDGLDGTMTPYTERPYTDGSMTPLTEASWMDESMTPSSCPGTPDVALDLPLLQTPTMDRVSASGHIKSVIRRTKETPNVHPMFRDGHLRRKMGPIIVNKNTSQDRLIEELQGKFGIGRSERRRKQSDDWLTEGVIVTSKPQRFRPDGAGSEVDKVIIPPESPVPVRKVLPPVSPSVPRCPPIILEEPKQQLPVWQPPIPIPPPLPPPPSPPPQTAAHPGNRSRCTSAAYKSRTSTSPSSGTSCPQARAPSSCSENPSPTTTSGASVTPCTQSPGVSGLSNRV from the exons ACGCGTTGCTGGCAGACCTGGAATCTACTACGTCCCACATCTCAAAGCGACCGGTGTTCTTGCCAGAGGAGACCCCTTACTCCATCCCCACCGGAGGACACTCCTACCAGGATGTGTCCATTCCACCTCCAGTCCCCCCTCCGCCCTCAGCCGAGGCTCTGAACGGGTCACTGATAGACCAGTCGGACTCCCTCCACTCCTCTCAGCAG TCGTTAGGTTCCGCACAGAAGAGCTCATGGTCCAGGGACAGTAGCAGCTCCCCGTTGTCTCACATTGAAGAGGACCACGTCTACAG TTTTCCAAACAAATCAAAGTCATCAGACTCGTCAACAGCTGCCATGACCTCCGCCATGGGCAGTAACCTCTCGGAGCTCGACAGGCTGCTGTTGGAACTCAACGCAGTGCAGCAGAGCTCCCCTTCATTCCCCACTACAG AGGAGGCCGCTCCGCCCTTACCGTCCTGCAGCATCACCCACTATGAGAACGGCGGCTCCCCTGACATCATGGTGAGCCCCCCCCCTCAGGAGAAACCCAAGAGGAACGGAACGAGGCTGGATGAGGCCCGACCCACCGTGGAGAGTCTGCTGGACGAGCTGGAGGGCTCAGTGCCTTCACCCAG CTCCTCCGCTCGCCACAGCGATTTGGACTCGCCCTCTCAGCAGCAAGCCAGAATTTCAGCTTCCTGTGCCACCAGAGAGCTAGACGAGCTGATGGCCTCTTTGTCTGACTTCAAG CCCAGTTCTTTGGGCTCTATGCTGGAGCCAGCAGGAGTGTCTCCTCATCCTCCAGCCTCTTCCTCCATCGCCCCAGTGgcttctcctttcctttctctgtCCCACCCGTCTGCCCGTGCCTCTCCACTTTTTTCTTTGCCTGCTGGTCTAGAGCTGCATATAGACGAGGATGGAGGAGATGGTGGCATGTCGATGCCCCACGCGAAGCGTCTCTGTCCCCACAGTCCTATATCCTCCCTATCTGCCGCCAGTGACCTGGACCTGGACTCTATCGTGGATGTCTCTGCCACCATGCTGTCATCCCAAACCAAGTCTCTACTAGTCCTCTCTCATGCTGCTTCCTCTAACTCCAGCCTAATGAGAAATAGCCCAAGTCCTTCCAataccaccaccaccccctcaCTTACCTCAGTTAACACCGTCCTGGACCACAAGTCCCCGACTCCATCTGTAGAACGGGTCTCACCCTCAAACACTGTCTGTAAATTTTCCTGCGCTCCTGAGACTACGAGGACGGAGTCTGATTCTTTTCATGACCTCGTTTTGCATTTCTCCTCTCCACCTCAATCTAAAAACCtcacccctcctctctctgtacCAAAGACTCCTTCACCCGTCCCCGTTGCTGCCTCTATATCTCCACCTTCTGCACACGCTTCCTCAAAAATCTCCTCGCCATCTCCGGTCTCTCCATTGATGGTTCCCTCTCCGTCGGCCTTCGCTAGCCCCAGCAGACAGCTGTTGGAGTCGGCCTCCAGGGATCCAGCCCAGGGAGCCAGCCCCTTCACTGTACAGCAAACCCCCATGGTGGAGCCCTCCCTGGACGAGGCACTAGACAATCTGCTAGCAATGAGCTTTGCCCAGAATCACTTAGAAGCACATGTGGAGGAACCCCAGCTGACGATGGAGGCCCAGTTTCTAGGCAGAGGAATGCCGGAGGTGCACGAGGAGCTCATCTTGCCTATGGACAGAAACAATGTGCAGCCGGACACTTTCACCAGCACCACCAACACCATCACAGATGACTCGATGGACGGAGGCACTGATGGGAATGGAGATTTAGACTGGGCTGACGAGGAGCTATCAATGTCGTTCCACGATGGACTGGACGGCACCATGACACCTTACACAGAGAGGCCTTACACAGATGGCAGCATGACCCCGCTGACAGAGGCCAGCTGGATGGATGAGTCCATGACCCCGTCTTCATGCCCCGGGACCCCTGACGTTGCCCTGGACCTGCCCCTGCTGCAGACTCCCACCATGGACAGAGTCTCTGCTTCCGGACAT ATAAAATCAGTGATTAGGCGCACTAAGGAGACTCCCAACGTGCACCCCATGTTCCGAGATGGTCACCTGCGCAGGAAGATGGGACCCATTATTGTAAACAAGAACACTTCTCAGGACCGCCTTATAGAGGAGCTTCAGGGAAAGTTCGGGATCGGCCGCTCGGAGCGGCGACGTAAACAGTCGGATGACTGGCTGACCGAGGGTGTCATCGTCACGTCCAAACCCCAGCGTTTCCGTCCCGATGGGGCCGGCAGTGAGGTTGACAAG GTCATTATTCCCCCAGAGTCCCCTGTCCCTGTGAGGAAGGTGCTCCCgcctgtctctccctctgtccctcgTTGCCCTCCTATCATCCTAGAAGAACCTAAGCAACAACTACCAGTATGGCAGCCCCCTATCCCTATACCGCCACcgctccctccccctccctctccccctccccaaACCGCAGCACATCCAGGAAACCGCTCCCGCTGCACCTCGGCAGCTTATAAAAGCCGCACCTCCACCAGCCCCAGTTCAGGAACCTCCTGCCCCCAAGCCAGAGCCCCCTCCTCCTGTTCTGAAAACCCCAGCCCGACCACCACCAGTGGAGCCAGTGTCACCCCTTGCACCCAAAGTCCTGGTGTCAGTGGGCTGTCAAACAGAGTATGA
- the rnf181 gene encoding E3 ubiquitin-protein ligase RNF181 translates to MASYFDEHNCEPTNPEEQYRQNALLELARSLMQGLDLFDSGAFDLSDWDHRLPPPAAKTAVQTLTVVIISPEQADKGLKCPVCLLEFEEQETVREMPCKHLFHSGCILPWLGKTNSCPLCRLELPTDNPEYEEFKKDKERRKQREHRLEDLHGAMYT, encoded by the exons ATGGCATCCTACTTTGATGAGCACAACTGTGAGCCCACCAACCCCGAGGAACAGTATCGTCAGAATGCACTGCTGGAATTGGCCAG GTCTTTAATGCAGGGCTTGGACTTATTCGACTCGGGGGCGTTTGACCTGTCAGACTGGGACCACCGTCTTCCTCCTCCAGCTGCCAAAACAGCTGTTCAGACCCTCACCGTGGTCATCAtttctccagagcaagcag ACAAAGGTCTCAAGTGTCCCGTGTGTTTGCTCGAGTTCGAGGAACAAGAGACGGTTCGAGAAATGCCTTGCAAACACCTTTTCCACTCAGGATGTATACTGCCCTGGTTGGGCAAG ACTAACTCATGTCCGCTTTGCCGACTCGAATTACCAACTGACAATCCAGAGTATGAGGAGTTTAAAAAAGACAAG GAGAGAAGAAAACAGAGGGAGCACAGGCTGGAAGACCTACACGGAGCCATGTACACATGA
- the pxnb gene encoding paxillin isoform X2, which translates to MDDLDALLADLESTTSHISKRPVFLPEETPYSIPTGGHSYQDVSIPPPVPPPPSAEALNGSLIDQSDSLHSSQQSLGSAQKSSWSRDSSSSPLSHIEEDHVYSFPNKSKSSDSSTAAMTSAMGSNLSELDRLLLELNAVQQSSPSFPTTEEAAPPLPSCSITHYENGGSPDIMVSPPPQEKPKRNGTRLDEARPTVESLLDELEGSVPSPSSSARHSDLDSPSQQQARISASCATRELDELMASLSDFKIMAQGKGGVPAGPTTQVNKLDXXXXSLQSDLNKLGVQTVAKGVCGACCKPIVGQVVTAMGRTWHPEHFVCTHCQEEIGSRNFFEREGQPYCETDYHNLFSPRCYYCNGPILDKVVTALDRTWHPEHFFCAQCGSFFGPEGFHEKDGKAFCRKDYFDMFAPKCGGCARAILENYISALNSLWHPECFVCRECFTPFVNGSFFEHDGQPYCEVHYHERRGSLCSGCQKPITGRCITAMSKKFHPEHFVCAFCLKQLNKGTFKEQNDKPYCHGCFVKLFS; encoded by the exons ACGCGTTGCTGGCAGACCTGGAATCTACTACGTCCCACATCTCAAAGCGACCGGTGTTCTTGCCAGAGGAGACCCCTTACTCCATCCCCACCGGAGGACACTCCTACCAGGATGTGTCCATTCCACCTCCAGTCCCCCCTCCGCCCTCAGCCGAGGCTCTGAACGGGTCACTGATAGACCAGTCGGACTCCCTCCACTCCTCTCAGCAG TCGTTAGGTTCCGCACAGAAGAGCTCATGGTCCAGGGACAGTAGCAGCTCCCCGTTGTCTCACATTGAAGAGGACCACGTCTACAG TTTTCCAAACAAATCAAAGTCATCAGACTCGTCAACAGCTGCCATGACCTCCGCCATGGGCAGTAACCTCTCGGAGCTCGACAGGCTGCTGTTGGAACTCAACGCAGTGCAGCAGAGCTCCCCTTCATTCCCCACTACAG AGGAGGCCGCTCCGCCCTTACCGTCCTGCAGCATCACCCACTATGAGAACGGCGGCTCCCCTGACATCATGGTGAGCCCCCCCCCTCAGGAGAAACCCAAGAGGAACGGAACGAGGCTGGATGAGGCCCGACCCACCGTGGAGAGTCTGCTGGACGAGCTGGAGGGCTCAGTGCCTTCACCCAG CTCCTCCGCTCGCCACAGCGATTTGGACTCGCCCTCTCAGCAGCAAGCCAGAATTTCAGCTTCCTGTGCCACCAGAGAGCTAGACGAGCTGATGGCCTCTTTGTCTGACTTCAAG ATAATGGCCCAAGGTAAGGGCGGCGTTCCTGCTGGGCCTACAACACAGGTCAACAAGCTGGACAANNNNNNNNNNAGCCTGCAGTCTGACCTCAACAAACTGGGTGTGCAGACGGTAGCCAAAGGAGTTTGCGGAGCCTGCTGTAAACCAATTGTGGGACAG GTGGTGACTGCCATGGGCCGCACGTGGCACCCTGAACACTTTGTGTGCACACACTGTCAGGAGGAGATAGGCTCCAGGAACTTCTTTGAGCGTGAAGGACAGCCGTACTGCGAGACAGATTACCACAACTTGTTCTCCCCACGGTGCTACTATTGCAACGGGCCCATACTGGAT AAAGTTGTGACGGCGCTGGACAGGACATGGCATCCTGAACACTTCTTCTGTGCTCAGTGTGGATCCTTCTTTGGCCCAGAGG GCTTTCATGAAAAGGATGGAAAAGCTTTTTGCAGGAAGGATTACTTTGACATGTTTGCACCAAAATGTGGCGGCTGTGCCAGAGCCATTCTGGAGAACTACATCTCAGCACTGAACAGCCTTTGGCATCCCGAGTGTTTTGTTTGCAGG GAGTGCTTCACCCCGTTTGTGAATGGAAGTTTCTTTGAGCATGATGGGCAGCCCTACTGTGAAGTACACTACCACGAGCGCCGAGGCTCCCTCTGCTCCGGCTGCCAGAAGCCCATCACGGGCCGCTGTATCACAGCCATGTCCAAGAAGTTCCACCCAGAGCACTTTGTCTGTGCCTTCTGCCTGAAACAACTCAACAAAGGCACCTTTAAAGAACAAAACGACAAACCCTACTGCCATGGCTGCTTCGTCAAGCTGTTCAGTTAG